Within Desmodus rotundus isolate HL8 chromosome 6, HLdesRot8A.1, whole genome shotgun sequence, the genomic segment CCCACTGAAAAGGGGTAGAGACTTGACTCTACTAAGCTCAGATCAGTAGCTGTGTTTTACTTCTGGGGTCTGTTCCAAAGCAGATCATCCTTTGATTTAAAAGAAGGTGCTACACATGGGACGATGGCAGGATGTGAAGGAGAAATCTCAGCAGCCCTCTAGTAATCTCAGGAACATCCGTTCAGTTGAAGACAAACTGAATTGTTTTACCACAAAGTCCCAAAGGGAAGTTTACCTCCACGCTGAGATACTTGGTCCGACAGAACATAAACATCAGAAAAATGGGCTGGTCCTAATGTTCTATtatctaataatattttattatacctgATTTTGTCTTTCTAATGCTAATTTAAATGGAAGTAATAAAGGGAAAAGGCCACACAACTGAACCATGAGTCACTTTGGATAAATCCAGTTTCAAGATCAATGGGAAGAGTACAGCAAGTAGTCTCaggtgttaatattttaatagtttgtatattttttaaaaagtgaaatggtAGATAATCTATGTGCTCTGTGCACACATAGTATGTTTTTATGTGTACTTATAGCACACGGGAAGTagctgcattttttaaatatttaagtgtatTAATCTAAAACAAAGGACAGATTAAGCCCACATTAAGGACTAACTGCAGAGAACATTTAACTTCTTAAGTGGATGAAGAATTTAATAGACAGGGCATAAAGGGACATCCATACAACTATAAACATCCTACCTAGTCtctgaaatatcagaaatggTTGAAGCAATTTATTCTAATTATTGTTGTATGTGAGTTCTTTCTGTTACAACTAAATTTTATAAATCCCTGAAAATAGCGTGTTTAGAATAGTAGTCCTTCCCTATAGTGGGGTTAACATATGTTAATGACAGACAGCTGTGGTGTTGTTTAAATACTTATCTACTTAGAATTACATATAATCAATTCTCAGTTATCTACGATAATGATAGACATGGAACTAACCAACAAATACAGCAAACCCATAAATACACCCCAAACTAATTCTACCCAACAGCTTCCATCTACTATCTACCTAACTTACCAGACCAGATGAAAGAAGCAACGTATCTGAGTGTCATCAGctggcttcctctctctccctggaatGCTGAGCGGCACTTAACTCTcatgaagaaagagggagaggaggcaaAGTAGATAACTGAGAACTGACCATAAAGATGTACTCCCTTGCCCCAACGTATACTATGGACAGGAAGAATTTTAAACCCAAACTGTGAGCAAACTATTTAATTTCAAGAGCCCCAAATTTCTACTTGTGGCAACTGTCAAAAGTATGCCCTGAACTGAGCTAGGGATGGGAGCACATCAAAAATCTAGGACCTATGCTACAGTTCACCCACAAAAGGTTCTTACACTCACTAACCATTCTTGTGCCCAGTGTgggaattagaaaaacaaaaaacaaagcaaacattgAGCATAtgtaaaggaaaattttaaaaggtggACATTTACTCCCTTGGTTAAAGGCATACCAACACCAATTTCCTTTGAGTAACAGAGAAACATGTCAAATCCTTTCGTCTGACCtgtctttgaaaagaaagaacatgCACATCACACACGTACAATGGTTTACTAATAAAGGGGACAGACttacagttatttaaaaaagaggGTGGTTCGAGTGTAACAATACTGACTCAAACTGAAATGGAAGACAGCTTCTCCCTAGAATACTTTAGGGTTTTCCAGAGTCCTTTTCCATAAAAGGAATATACTTGAAACACATCCCAGTTAGTTGAGATGAGATTGCTAAAATACATACagaactaaaaaaacaaaccagcccAACTGACTAAATTTAATCTTCTCAACTCCTAAATGTTCATGTTTGTTGCCAGTCCTTTTTTTCCTAGTACCTACTGCATAACTGCAAGGAATTTGCTTTCTTCCGCAAGGGAGGTCAACAAAGAACTCATGTCCCCAATGGCCATGTTGGTGGTGCTCACAGACAGTGCTGGCAATGGGAGGGATGTTCGTGGCGTCGTGAGGCGGGAGGAGCTATGGGAAAGGTTCTGAAGGATACTTGGGCTCAGGGCCCCTGACATCAGGCTGGCATGGTCTCCGTCATCTATGATGGCATCAAAATCAATCTGCACCCCTTCCAGGTCATGGCTGTCGAGACTGTCAACTGTGCTCGTCACCTGGTTAGCACTCGGGGAAAGTAATTCAGAGTTGTCGGTGCTGGCCCCTTGTAGCAGGCAGTTGGCTTCTGAAATAGAGAATGAACCAGTTTTCATGTCCTGCTGACCGAAGCCAATGGTTTGGTCATAGAACTGACCAGAGTAACTCTGCACATTAGAACAGAGTTGATGGGGCTGCCCTTGCATCTCCGTCTTGATGCCGTTGACCCTGCAGGTCTGATTTGTGTCACTGTTCTGCAGAGTGAGGCTGCCCCTTGGCACAGCCTGGCGCCTGCCACCTCCGTAACCAGCACACGGCAGGTAGCTCCTGATAGCTGCCAAACTTGACGGCTGGCTCCCAATGCTGGGGGGCCCTGGCAGGCTGCTCTCTGGCCCTTGataaacattgatatgtgaggtAGCGCTAACCTGCCCTGGCATCTGCTGCTCCAGGCGGCCTGCCCCCTGGTGGTGCATGCTGTCGCTGAATAGCTGATGAGCCAAGTTCCCCTGTCCCACTGGGTGTCGGATTGGCATGACATTCACTGTGCTGCCAACTGATTCATTGGGCACCACCGACAGGCCAAAATCTGGCTGGCTCCCATTCCCTTGCATGGTGGTGCTTCTCAGCTTTGCCATTTGAATCCCAGCACCACAGGTACTGTCGAGTGAGCCGGGGACTCTGGGCTGCCTGTTGAGGCAGTTCCCATACGGCTGGACCTTATAGGGCTGTTCATGGAAGTCATTTCTGTTGGTGCCAGTCCCACTATTGTGGCCCACCAGGTGCTCTGGCCCACCATAGGGACTGCACTGCTCCCCGAGGTTCTGATAGACCACCGCTGGGCCAGCCCCTTTCCCCAAGGCATTCTGTGGGTGGGAACCCATATTGTTATATAACCCAAAGGCTCGAGCTGGCTGAGCTGTGGATCGCTGGCCACATTTCAGCCTAGAGGAAGACAGGTCAGCACTGCCAGAGCTGACCTCGTTCCATTGAATGGGCAGGTCAGCTTTGCTGGCTTCAGGGCAGGGCTGCTCCAGCTCACCGTACTGCTGGTTGACATGGCTGTCTGGCAATCCACGTTGGTCAAAGTCACCATGCCCACTCCCCAAGTTGGGCCTGTGGAGCACTTTGCTGTCATCAGAGAGGGTGCTCTGGAAGTGTTCATACCCAGCTTGGTTCTGGGAATTTAAGTACTGTACCACGTCATCAGGCAAGAAATCCTCATCGTTCAGGTTCACATCAGTCTCCATGGTCAGGGATTCCAGGGTGACATTCTCACTGATGCTTGGAGGACAAGGAGGCGAGTGGAAGTGGCGGGACTGGCCACCCTCAGGCCGTGTGTAATTCTGAAACACTAAGTTACGCTTTTCCAGGGATGGAGGTAAAATCGGAGGGTTGAAGCTATTTAGGCTGTTGAAACGCTGCACCCTGGGCAGTGAGAAGCTCTCTGAGACCGTCCTCACTGGGTCGCTGGCTCTTCTCACACCGTGGCCCACTGTGTCCTGGGGCAGAAGAGGGAGCCGGCTGTAACTGTGGGCTCCGCCATCGCTACATCTCCGGGGTGGGTGGACAGGGGGCAGGGCCCCCATGGACTCCCTGCCGTCCCCAAGCAGGGCCATCCTGGTCTTCAAGCTCATCCTTTCCATGTTGGGCAGTGGTGTGGGTGGTGGCCCACCTGTGGCAGCAGCGTACTTGGCTTTTAGGCGGTACTGCTGGGCCGGTGTGAGGCTGAGCAGGCTTGGCAGGCCGTCACACTGGCTAGCCTCGCTGGACCTCCGTGAGGCATCAGTGGAGATGGGGTCATAGGAGTCAGCCACACTCACGTTCTGGGGCCGGCCCTCAGCCTGGGATGCCTCACTGGACCTCCGGCtagagaagcagggagagatgCCAGAGGAGCGGCGACTGCTCAGGTATGCTGAGCTGATGGTGCTGGTGCTGCTATCTCTCCTGTTGAGCACATTCAGCATGGTGACATCCACCCCAGAAAAATCACTTCTGTTTGGGAGGAGAGTCATGGGCCCACTCAAACTGCAGCTGTTACTAGGCTGGGTGCCTGCTGAGAAAGTGTGGGAGAGATGAATTCACTTGAGGATGACAGAAAACAGGTCTCAACAAAGGGTTAAAGGGCCATGTAGTAACAATTTTCAGTTCCCTACTCTACCTAATCTCTGTCACAGCTGCCCACCTCTGCTGTGCAGCACCAGAAGTAGTGGGTATTGCTGGaggccaataaaactttatttataagcTCACAGGCAAAATTCTGGGACCCTTGTTTAAATAAAAGAGTGAAGACTGCCTGGCTCAGTTAAGCTCCTCATAGGTCTGGTGCAAGGGCAGAATGAAAAGCCCAAGGTGTACACACAGTGCTGAATTGGAGGCACGTTTACAGGCCAAAGGCATTCCAGGATTTCATGTCCACACTCAGGGCTTCCTATGACATCCTATGAAACTGTAACACACCTGAGTGGTGGGTTGGGGAGAATCAACCTTGGGTTGTGATCCAGACATTCAGTGTTATCTCAGAAGCAAAAACTAACTTGGGCTGAAAATGCAAAAGGCTGCTTGCCTTTACTTGAACTGGACAAACATCAGTAAAGTGGCTGCTAACCTTCCATTTTTAGATGTAGAAACAAGACACAGGTACTGACCACAGGTgcctccactgctgggatttcccTACCTGGTCTAATAATTATGATTTCACCATCAGAATATGAGTCATGCacagttttactttaaaataaataaattaattaaataacagAAAACCCTGAGCAGACAAGGGACCTGACACAGAACTCACCATTTCCTATGAGAGGAGAGACCGCAGGGGCTTTGGGTGGTAGGATGGGGTTCAGTCGTGGAAGCATTCCATTCACTTGTTTGAGCCTTTCTAGTTTTACATGCTCCATCCATTTGGTCCCTGCTGGGTTTCTCCTGGCTTGCAGAGCAAGGGCTGTGGTTGCAGTGGAAATGGTTGAGTCCATGATTGGGGTTTCGTCGATGGCACCAAGGTCTCCCACACCTCCTCCATCGCTCAGAGGAAGCTCGAGCCCACTGTTGGAATAGTTGCTGATGGGGGACTGTTGGCTGCTGCATGAAGACTGACCACCAGGGCTTGGCTGAGATGTCTGTTAGggtcaggaaaaaagaaaagaaatgttactggaaaggaaaaagaaaagggagccAATAATGAGAGATAACATAGATCAAGACCTGCAGAACACTCAGTGGGTTGAATGAGAACTATGTTCTGGCAAATGGAGGTGGCCTCCCTCCACCACAGTGACTGACAGACCGCCAGGTGGGTGTTCAGTGGGGAGCAATGGATAGTAGAGAGTGCTATAAGTGGTGTGACTGGCATGGTAACAATCATGGAAGCCTGTCCAAAATGTCAACTCTGCAAACACACCTCCTGAGTTCTAATCCCATCACTTCCATGACTTTAttctttgggcaaattacttagccactctaagcctcagtttccttatctataaaatgaggaagttATTTATCTTAGAGATTGTTGTGTGAAGTAAGTGTGAAGCCCTGAAAGCACACTAAGTGTAAAAAAGAAAGCCTGGGTCATAGTAACAGATTGGCTCAGAGCGCATTAGTGATCACTATCCCAGGTGGCTTCAGTCCTTGGGTTCATTTTTGCTGGGCTAATATACACATGGAAGACATGTTCCAGAAGCACCTACTACCTCCTCCCCAACAACAGCCTTTCGAAGCTGCTCAGGGCTAGTTTCCCAAGCTTTTTGTAATATCTCCCCTTTCTTCTACATTTTCCTACTTTACAGAACCCAAGCCAGGTGTGGGTAAAGCAAATTGTAAGAAGTAAAAATTCAATTACTTAGATTCTGCTGTACCTAAAGGGGAAAGAGAGACTTCAAGTCAAAGCCACCTCAAGTCTGGTGTTCCCCCAGAATTTTGCCAGGACAATCAGGCATCTGTGTAAGACAATTAGATGGGAACTAGATGGGAACTTAATCTAGATGGGAACTTAACCTAGTCCACTGGTTCTCAATCAGTGAAAGGCCCATACTGGGGCTCCTGCAAATGCAGAGTAGAAAGTTCCTTGCCTTCATGTCTTGGGAGCTCCATAGAAAATGGCCCGCAGTGAGTAGCAGCATAACCCACAACTGTTCCATCTAAAATTCCACTAGTGCCCTGGTTGATAAACAGCATAATCTTTTTGTTACAGATAAGAAAAGTGATGTTCAGAGAAGTTGAGTGACCGCCCAAAGTCACAAAGTCAATGGTACCACCAGCAGGCCCAGCACTGCTTCATCCCTCTGCAGCACCTTCTCCAGTGGTGCTCTGGCCACTGCACCTGACCGCAGCCTAGACAGCAGATTCTCTGAGGAGGGACAAGCACACACACTCAACTACAGACTGCTGTCATCTCAGGTGGGATGCAGTGCAGTCAGGAGGGCGTCTGGGACACAGTTTACACTTCTTCTGCCACCACAGCACAGACACCCAAGCAAATGAACATTTATCAAGTGAGTGCCACATGATACAATAAATCTGTCCTGGGCAACCAAGCAGAGCAAAGTGAGAAACACAAATTTGACCATAAGTTCATGAAGCTTTGCTTAAGTTTTTGCTTCAGCAGTCTTGGTGTGCCAGATACTTGTTCCAAGGTTCTTGGAGCAGCTGGGACTTTCGATACCCTTCACTCTGGGTGGTCAAGTCAGAGTGTGGGCAAATGTGAAACTGTGCATGTACACAAGCACATGCAGACACATACTTCCACAGGGCATGGAAGAAGGAACAAATGCACTTACAATTAGAAAACTGCTTAAAGGAGCTCAGATATTTAAATATAGATGACAttgctaacaaaaaaaaaaaatgtatccagATCTTCCTCAAAGAAGGTGGTGCAGGTCTGGTCTGGATTTATACAAGTTAGTACAGTAATTAGTCTTTGGGGACATCTGCTTGGTTGGCCCCAGTGTGATTTATTATGAAAACCTAGACAAATAGAACAATGAATTTCACCATCTAACTCATTTCCACATGCTAGATGTTCAAAATACAGTGCTTCTATGTTTGAAACGTATCTACATTCACTACCAATGGAATcacaaagcataaaaaataaagaatatgagattaataaaaattaaatgttaaaataaaagcagaacaaaaaagaagccaaaattcCCTCACCTTATTACCCACTGTCCTTAGGAAGTGAGAACAAGACATTTAGGAGGATTACACAGAAGGGATGTTggattaataagaaaaaagaagaaaaaatttaatttttagcatGATGATCAAAGATAGGAATTTGCAGAAAGAATATTAGAAATGTAAATCTCGTGCATTAGTAAATGTCTTTGAAGATATTTACCTATATCTGtaagtgtgtgtacatatacatacataataatCTTCCTTATGGAAATTTGACTAATTCACATTAAcatcactgagcctcagtttcctcacctacaaaacATGGCCTAGTCTCAGCCTCTGTGACATCTTCTGGCCCCATGTCTCTCTGATTTAGTTACTATGTAAAATATTGTACATCTTGTGACATCTCAGATGGCACTGAATCAATCACTATAGATTGTCATTTGtaccaattttctttttaaataacgaGTATTTGGAGAAGAGGTAACAAGTTGTTTTGAGCCAGGTATATACATTAAAGGTACAAGAGATTCTGGGTTCTTAGAATATCCTAACATCATAAATCATTGTCTTTCAAGGACATAATCTAAGAGACCACAAATTTACTTTCCTGTTTCATTAAACACTTGAGGATAAACTGTTGAAATGTTCTGCATTATTATCACACAGGTGGACTTTATTTTAGGAAGTTGATCTGTGCACCCAAGAAAAAGTGTATAAAACACAGTTTATGACCTGACTAAAGTACGGTGATCAGTCACAATATGTATGTAAACTTTTTATGAAGGtgctttttaaaagcacagtATAGCTACCCACTGGGAAATGATGATAAATTtgcattatttgcattatttgtgGTTAGACTTAATGTCATTAAGACTCACAAACTCAGTAAGGCATTAAAATTCAGTAAGTCATTAAATTCTACTCCATTAATTCTGGAATTGTATGTAAGTTATTTCCTGCCCATATGTACTGCTGTATACGGTGACATCATTCAGAAATTCATAGGTGTCTTTCCAATTGCTGCacttttctaattttaagaaaatgcttCCTTAAACTGAGTATAAATTTGCCTGTCTGACCATTTCCATGAGTCTAGAAGTCTAAGCATGTAACTTCTGTTCCACCTCCAGAGAATGACAGACTAGAACCCAACACATTCACAGAACTGACTTCATTAAACATATGTACAAATAGAAATGTACTGTCTTCTGATagctctctttttgtttttcttgttctctaTTGGAAAAGCTTAGATATTTTATTATGGCAGAtactatataaagaaaatgaagtttgaaAGGAGTTGTAACAGTGGCATAATCCATACATTCTATTTGTCACTAAACCATAAAGATTTTTGCTGTTGACCTTTtactccctctcttgctctccaCGCCTCCTTGGTTCAGGTACCACTGCAAAAGTTGTGTTCAGTCTACCAAGCTAATCTCTAGACTGGCACTAGAGTTGTGTTTTCTAAAAAGTCAGCAGCAAAACACAACCCCTTAGATCCTCACCATGTTTTACTATACTGTACACTGCTCTGGAGTCCCATGGCTAGTGCTTAGCTATGCCAGGATCTAtctgcttctttccttcctgaatGCTGAACTTGGCAGCCATCTCTGCTTCTGCCTTCCACATCTTACCCTTGAGTTTCCCTGATGGTTAGTTCTAGTCTTAAATGCTCTTACACAGATGTGTGTTAGAGCCCCAACTGTATTTGTTTTTTGGTCCACATATCCCAATGAACTATAAAACCCTAAAAAATAGGGACTATGGTTTATTTATCTTGGCATCTCCAGggcaaagaagacagaaaacctgtttaCAGAAAAACCCAAAGAATGATTTTCTACATTATActggaaatgcagacaattgtgtCTTTTTACCTGCCACAAGATGGTATGGCTGCAGATCAATTTTGAAACCATTAAGGAAACCTTGAAACTCTTTTTGGAGCTGAGCTATTCTATGCAGAGCAACTTTGAGTAAGCAATCCATGTCCTGACTGAACTCCTGACCTCCTTCAATCAGATAGCTTAATGCAGTGAGAATGGGGACAGTCTAtgccctttcttgctctttgaaATGACCTAGGATGGCTTTGGGAAAATCAGAAGGAAAGTGAATGACATACCATGGGCTTCTCCGCCTTGACCGTTTTCACCTGGAGGCATTCCTCCCGCTTTGAGGTAGTGTTGCTGAGGTCCTTCTGCTCACCAAGGGCTCCCTGAGTCTGCCGGCCGGGTGACCTGGACTGTGAATGGCTGCCAGAATctcgtgggggtgggggccgaGGATGTATGTCCCCACGCTGCTTCTTGGTAACATGAGCCTCTGGACCATGCACTGTCTTCACGTGTTTCCGAAGGGAGCTTGGGTCTGTGTAGCGCTTAGTGCAGCCTGGGATTTTGCACACATATGGTTTCTACCAAATGGCATGAAAATGAAATAACCAATTGTTAGGAAAGTAATTATGCCCAGCCCAACAGTCTCCTGTGGTTGctcattatattttcaattctttaaaaGCACTTTCGCAAAGCTTTGAGGTGTCCAAATGCCTCTAAATGATAGAAAGGCTTAAAAAGGCCATTTGAACATTGTCCGGGGTCTATAGAATTTAGCTTTAAGACAATACCGTTTTAGAAAGTGCTAAGAA encodes:
- the GLI3 gene encoding transcriptional activator GLI3 isoform X2, whose product is MEAQSHSSPTTEKKKVESSVVKCSTRTDVSEKAVASSTTSNEDESPGQTYHRERRNAVTMQPQSVQGLGKISEEPSTSSDERGSLIKKEIHGSLPHLAEPSVPYRGAVFAMDPRNGYMEPHYHPPHLFPAFHPPVPIDARHHEGRYHYDPSPIPPLHVPSALSSSPTYSDLPFIRISPHRNPAAASESPFSPPHPYINPYMDYIRSLHSSPSLSMISAARGLSPTDAPHAGVSPAEYYHQMALLAGQRSPYADIIPSAATTGAGAIHMEYLHAMESTRFPSPRLSARPNRKRTLSISPLSDHSFDLQTMIRTSPNSLVTILNNSRSSSSASGSYGHLSASAISPALSFTYPSAPVSLHVHQQILSRQQSLGSAFGHSPPLIHPAPTFPTQRPIPGIPTVLNPVQVSSGPSESSQNKPTSESAVSSTGDLMHNKRSKIKPDEDLPSPGLRGQQEQPEVTTLVKEEGDKDESKQEPEVIYETNCHWEGCTREFDTQEQLVHHINNDHIHGEKKEFVCRWLDCSREQKPFKAQYMLVVHMRRHTGEKPHKCTFEGCTKAYSRLENLKTHLRSHTGEKPYVCEHEGCNKAFSNASDRAKHQNRTHSNEKPYVCKIPGCTKRYTDPSSLRKHVKTVHGPEAHVTKKQRGDIHPRPPPPRDSGSHSQSRSPGRQTQGALGEQKDLSNTTSKREECLQVKTVKAEKPMTSQPSPGGQSSCSSQQSPISNYSNSGLELPLSDGGGVGDLGAIDETPIMDSTISTATTALALQARRNPAGTKWMEHVKLERLKQVNGMLPRLNPILPPKAPAVSPLIGNGTQPSNSCSLSGPMTLLPNRSDFSGVDVTMLNVLNRRDSSTSTISSAYLSSRRSSGISPCFSSRRSSEASQAEGRPQNVSVADSYDPISTDASRRSSEASQCDGLPSLLSLTPAQQYRLKAKYAAATGGPPPTPLPNMERMSLKTRMALLGDGRESMGALPPVHPPRRCSDGGAHSYSRLPLLPQDTVGHGVRRASDPVRTVSESFSLPRVQRFNSLNSFNPPILPPSLEKRNLVFQNYTRPEGGQSRHFHSPPCPPSISENVTLESLTMETDVNLNDEDFLPDDVVQYLNSQNQAGYEHFQSTLSDDSKVLHRPNLGSGHGDFDQRGLPDSHVNQQYGELEQPCPEASKADLPIQWNEVSSGSADLSSSRLKCGQRSTAQPARAFGLYNNMGSHPQNALGKGAGPAVVYQNLGEQCSPYGGPEHLVGHNSGTGTNRNDFHEQPYKVQPYGNCLNRQPRVPGSLDSTCGAGIQMAKLRSTTMQGNGSQPDFGLSVVPNESVGSTVNVMPIRHPVGQGNLAHQLFSDSMHHQGAGRLEQQMPGQVSATSHINVYQGPESSLPGPPSIGSQPSSLAAIRSYLPCAGYGGGRRQAVPRGSLTLQNSDTNQTCRVNGIKTEMQGQPHQLCSNVQSYSGQFYDQTIGFGQQDMKTGSFSISEANCLLQGASTDNSELLSPSANQVTSTVDSLDSHDLEGVQIDFDAIIDDGDHASLMSGALSPSILQNLSHSSSRLTTPRTSLPLPALSVSTTNMAIGDMSSLLTSLAEESKFLAVMQ
- the GLI3 gene encoding transcriptional activator GLI3 isoform X1, translating into MEAQSHSSPTTEKKKVESSVVKCSTRTDVSEKAVASSTTSNEDESPGQTYHRERRNAVTMQPQSVQGLGKISEEPSTSSDERGSLIKKEIHGSLPHLAEPSVPYRGAVFAMDPRNGYMEPHYHPPHLFPAFHPPVPIDARHHEGRYHYDPSPIPPLHVPSALSSSPTYSDLPFIRISPHRNPAAASESPFSPPHPYINPYMDYIRSLHSSPSLSMISAARGLSPTDAPHAGVSPAEYYHQMALLAGQRSPYADIIPSAATTGAGAIHMEYLHAMESTRFPSPRLSARPNRKRTLSISPLSDHSFDLQTMIRTSPNSLVTILNNSRSSSSASGSYGHLSASAISPALSFTYPSAPVSLHVHQQILSRQQSLGSAFGHSPPLIHPAPTFPTQRPIPGIPTVLNPVQVSSGPSESSQNKPTSESAVSSTGDLMHNKRSKIKPDEDLPSPGLRGQQEQPEVTTLVKEEGDKDESKQEPEVIYETNCHWEGCTREFDTQEQLVHHINNDHIHGEKKEFVCRWLDCSREQKPFKAQYMLVVHMRRHTGEKPHKCTFEGCTKAYSRLENLKTHLRSHTGEKPYVCEHEGCNKAFSNASDRAKHQNRTHSNEKPYVCKIPGCTKRYTDPSSLRKHVKTVHGPEAHVTKKQRGDIHPRPPPPRDSGSHSQSRSPGRQTQGALGEQKDLSNTTSKREECLQVKTVKAEKPMTSQPSPGGQSSCSSQQSPISNYSNSGLELPLSDGGGVGDLGAIDETPIMDSTISTATTALALQARRNPAGTKWMEHVKLERLKQVNGMLPRLNPILPPKAPAVSPLIGNAGTQPSNSCSLSGPMTLLPNRSDFSGVDVTMLNVLNRRDSSTSTISSAYLSSRRSSGISPCFSSRRSSEASQAEGRPQNVSVADSYDPISTDASRRSSEASQCDGLPSLLSLTPAQQYRLKAKYAAATGGPPPTPLPNMERMSLKTRMALLGDGRESMGALPPVHPPRRCSDGGAHSYSRLPLLPQDTVGHGVRRASDPVRTVSESFSLPRVQRFNSLNSFNPPILPPSLEKRNLVFQNYTRPEGGQSRHFHSPPCPPSISENVTLESLTMETDVNLNDEDFLPDDVVQYLNSQNQAGYEHFQSTLSDDSKVLHRPNLGSGHGDFDQRGLPDSHVNQQYGELEQPCPEASKADLPIQWNEVSSGSADLSSSRLKCGQRSTAQPARAFGLYNNMGSHPQNALGKGAGPAVVYQNLGEQCSPYGGPEHLVGHNSGTGTNRNDFHEQPYKVQPYGNCLNRQPRVPGSLDSTCGAGIQMAKLRSTTMQGNGSQPDFGLSVVPNESVGSTVNVMPIRHPVGQGNLAHQLFSDSMHHQGAGRLEQQMPGQVSATSHINVYQGPESSLPGPPSIGSQPSSLAAIRSYLPCAGYGGGRRQAVPRGSLTLQNSDTNQTCRVNGIKTEMQGQPHQLCSNVQSYSGQFYDQTIGFGQQDMKTGSFSISEANCLLQGASTDNSELLSPSANQVTSTVDSLDSHDLEGVQIDFDAIIDDGDHASLMSGALSPSILQNLSHSSSRLTTPRTSLPLPALSVSTTNMAIGDMSSLLTSLAEESKFLAVMQ
- the GLI3 gene encoding transcriptional activator GLI3 isoform X3 is translated as MRTLHSAVLILILALSFATSVTLEDESPGQTYHRERRNAVTMQPQSVQGLGKISEEPSTSSDERGSLIKKEIHGSLPHLAEPSVPYRGAVFAMDPRNGYMEPHYHPPHLFPAFHPPVPIDARHHEGRYHYDPSPIPPLHVPSALSSSPTYSDLPFIRISPHRNPAAASESPFSPPHPYINPYMDYIRSLHSSPSLSMISAARGLSPTDAPHAGVSPAEYYHQMALLAGQRSPYADIIPSAATTGAGAIHMEYLHAMESTRFPSPRLSARPNRKRTLSISPLSDHSFDLQTMIRTSPNSLVTILNNSRSSSSASGSYGHLSASAISPALSFTYPSAPVSLHVHQQILSRQQSLGSAFGHSPPLIHPAPTFPTQRPIPGIPTVLNPVQVSSGPSESSQNKPTSESAVSSTGDLMHNKRSKIKPDEDLPSPGLRGQQEQPEVTTLVKEEGDKDESKQEPEVIYETNCHWEGCTREFDTQEQLVHHINNDHIHGEKKEFVCRWLDCSREQKPFKAQYMLVVHMRRHTGEKPHKCTFEGCTKAYSRLENLKTHLRSHTGEKPYVCEHEGCNKAFSNASDRAKHQNRTHSNEKPYVCKIPGCTKRYTDPSSLRKHVKTVHGPEAHVTKKQRGDIHPRPPPPRDSGSHSQSRSPGRQTQGALGEQKDLSNTTSKREECLQVKTVKAEKPMTSQPSPGGQSSCSSQQSPISNYSNSGLELPLSDGGGVGDLGAIDETPIMDSTISTATTALALQARRNPAGTKWMEHVKLERLKQVNGMLPRLNPILPPKAPAVSPLIGNAGTQPSNSCSLSGPMTLLPNRSDFSGVDVTMLNVLNRRDSSTSTISSAYLSSRRSSGISPCFSSRRSSEASQAEGRPQNVSVADSYDPISTDASRRSSEASQCDGLPSLLSLTPAQQYRLKAKYAAATGGPPPTPLPNMERMSLKTRMALLGDGRESMGALPPVHPPRRCSDGGAHSYSRLPLLPQDTVGHGVRRASDPVRTVSESFSLPRVQRFNSLNSFNPPILPPSLEKRNLVFQNYTRPEGGQSRHFHSPPCPPSISENVTLESLTMETDVNLNDEDFLPDDVVQYLNSQNQAGYEHFQSTLSDDSKVLHRPNLGSGHGDFDQRGLPDSHVNQQYGELEQPCPEASKADLPIQWNEVSSGSADLSSSRLKCGQRSTAQPARAFGLYNNMGSHPQNALGKGAGPAVVYQNLGEQCSPYGGPEHLVGHNSGTGTNRNDFHEQPYKVQPYGNCLNRQPRVPGSLDSTCGAGIQMAKLRSTTMQGNGSQPDFGLSVVPNESVGSTVNVMPIRHPVGQGNLAHQLFSDSMHHQGAGRLEQQMPGQVSATSHINVYQGPESSLPGPPSIGSQPSSLAAIRSYLPCAGYGGGRRQAVPRGSLTLQNSDTNQTCRVNGIKTEMQGQPHQLCSNVQSYSGQFYDQTIGFGQQDMKTGSFSISEANCLLQGASTDNSELLSPSANQVTSTVDSLDSHDLEGVQIDFDAIIDDGDHASLMSGALSPSILQNLSHSSSRLTTPRTSLPLPALSVSTTNMAIGDMSSLLTSLAEESKFLAVMQ